ATTCGAAATCTACAGTAACGGTAACTGTTCAAATCCTGCAAACCTTATGCTTCAAGGAGAATTCACCAAAAATAAAATTGAATTTCTTTTGCCTTTAGATTACCAATTAGGAGATTGATAATCACTAAAATTTTTGCACAAAAAAAATCGGAAGATAAATCCTCCGATTCTAATATGTAATTGCTTCAATTAGATTCTTGTAATTGCAACAACATGTGGTATGCCTTCAATTGGGCTGTAAATTTCTACGATTGCATCCCAAACAACTTCTGAAGGTGGCATAGATGCTACACACTTAAAGCGGTAATTAGTTCCGTTAACCAATTGTGTAGATACAAGTTGCGGAGTATATTTTACTCCTACAAATCCTCTCATTGCTTCGTCAAATACTTTTTGATCTTGTGGCGTAAGAGCGTGATACGCTGTCCATCCTCCTACTAATGATTCTTGTGCTGTTGTCATGATTAATATTTTGATTTTCCTACTCTTGTGGCTTTTCGGATTTCGCCCCGTTTTAAATGGTTTCTGGTCTCCATGGTTTAAGTTTTTTATACAGATTGTTTATTAATATTTTTGAAACCTTTCAATACTATTTTTAAAACTTCTCTGTATTTGTTTGTGATCACATGACAAAGCTACTACAGATAAAATATATTTAATAGCGTATAAATACGTATTTTTAATTTTAAGTATAATTACCAAATACCATTTTTTTATTTAAACTTACCAATCATATATGTTTATACAAAATATTTTCGCAACAATAAAACATATTAAATATGATATTAAAAACAAAAAATATTCTTTTATTTTAAACTCGATTAAAGCTGAATTATTGATATGAAATCACAAAAAAATCGAAAGATAAATTCTTCCGATTATATTTTATGAATAAAAAAAACAATTAAATTCTAATAATAGAATCAACATGTGGTTTACCTTCAATTGGACAATAAATCCCTGCCATGGTTTCCCAAACCGGACTACCTGTTATTAAAGATGCTCTACATTTGAAACGATAGTTGGTTCCGTTTACCAATTGGGTAGAAACTTCATAAGGAACGTAGTGTACTCCAACGTATCCTTTTATTGCTTCATCAAATATTTTTTGATCTTCTGGCGTAAGAGTGTGATATTTTGTCCACCCTCCTACTAATAATTCTTGTGTTGACATGATTAATATTTTGTTTTTACCTACTCTTTTGGCTTTTTGGAAATACGCCCCGTTTTTGTGAATGGTTTCTGGTCTCCATGGTTAAATAGTTTTTAATACAAATTGTTTCGTCATACTGATAATATTTGGCCGAATTATCAAAATTATTAAACATTGTATTGGTTGTGTAATTACATAACAAAACTACCACAGATAAAACATATTTGTTAGCGTATAAACACTCATTTTTCAATTTGAGTATAATTACTTAACATAAAAAAGTAGCATCATTTATAATGACGCCACTTTTTAAAATTATATTTTCTTGTTAGCTCTTTAAAATATATAACCTATTGCACCGCTTGTAAAACATTAATATTTCCATATCCGTAATCTGCATTTTTTGTTGGATAATAGGTTGCAGACTGTCTCATTTTATTTAAGACCTGATCTCTCGTCCATGACGGATTTTTAGACCAAACCAAAGCTGCAATTCCTGCAGTAGAAGCAGTTGCTACAGAAGAACCGCCAACATAATCGGTTTGTGCATTATAATAACTTAGCACAGGAATATTATTTCCGGAAGCTCTTTCCATTTGATAGGTAAAATCTATTTCACTTCCAGAGTGGCAAACATCACACTTCTGATTCGAAGTATTTTCTTTCACTCCCGTTATCGCCTGAGTTTCCGGCATCCAAGCGGGGAAAATTACGCCGACAAATGTTGTAAAACTTGTAGAAGTTCCGCCTGCACAGAAAATCAGTTTTCCTTTAGAATAAGCATATTTTACACCATCTTCAATTTTTCCAACAGAGAAAATATGCCCCATCGACATTGAAATTATTTTCACACTTGCCATATTTCCAAGATTGGTAAAGGCTATTTTCACTCCTTCTTGTTCGTGATAACCATCCAAAACAACGTTTGAAGCTGCACGATAAGAGATCAAGTTTGCATTATAAGCAACACCAACCGGTTGTCCCTGATTGTTTCTTGGAGCCGCCATTGCAGAAGCCATACTCGTTCCGTGACCGCATTTATCATCCGCTCCGTCATAGCCAGAACTCCATGGCCAAACAGAATCTACATATACTCCGTTTTTACTGATTGTTCTTCCTGAAGATGAGCCATTGTTAAAACTCCCACTCAACAAACTTTGATTAAAAGAAACTCCTGAATCAATTAATCCGATGGTAACTCCGGCTCCTGTGCTGTAATTCCATGCACTGGTAATATTATGTTTTGCAAATGACCAAGGTGCTTTTGCGTTTGGAGTTACGGTAGTGTAATCTGAAGCACTCAGAGCAGTTGACTCCAATCCGCAACCTGAAGAACTTCCGCTTGATTTAGCTGTAGTTCCATTGATTTTATTTTCATTTTCAAAATAACGGTAATCTGCAGGTTCGAAATAACGTATTGATTTTAATTTTCGCAAAGCAATCACTGTTTCCTGCTTTTCGATATAAACATCCATTTGATTTAGAAATTCATCAGAAGCTAACAAAACTCGCTCGTTTTTCCCTTCATATTGCTGAATGACATCTAAAATTTCCTGTTGCAGAGTCTCAGAACTAGACGATTTACTTCTATCAAAATCATCTTTTGAGCTTCCGAAACCAATGGAAGCTATTTTATTTCCCTGAACAATTCCGCTCCACAAAAAGTGTGATGAAGCCTCATTCCAGGAAAACCTTCCTTTCGTCTTGGTGGTTTGATTAATCTGATCGTTGATTTGTCTTGCACTTAGCGGATCTGTCTGTACAATTTCTGCTTCAATAGAATTGGTCTGCATTTCTTCTGTAGAACAAGAACTCAATGCAAAAACTGTGAGTACGTAAAATACACATTTTTTCATAGTTAAATATTTTAAATTTGGTATTCCAAGATATTAATTTCTAATGATATAGAAATATTAAAAATTTTATTTTTGAAGGAAATACTATGCTATGAATATTTAATATTAATCACAATTACAGATTTATCTCATAGCTGTTTTTTGATGTAAAACATGAGATGAACAACCTTACATTCAGACATATTAATTCCATTAAATATTAAAAACCTATTCCTTAAAGTTATTCTCGAAATGCTACAGTTATCTGAACTTGTTTTCGTAAATTTGTGTTTGAAATTTTTTACTAGATGAAAGAAAGTGCTGTAAAAAAAATTGCAGTTCTTACTTCAGGAGGAGATTCTCCGGGTATGAACGCAGCATTAAGAGCAGTTGTAAGAACTGCAAATTACTATAATATCGAATGTTACGGAGTAAGAGAAGGCTACAATGGTCTTATTCACGATGATTTCCTGAAAATGGGAGCTCGTTCTGTAAAAAATATAATCAATCAGGGTGGTACGATTCTTAAATCTGCCCGTTCCGTGGAGTTCAGAACCAAAGAAGGACGTCAACAAGCGTATGAAAACTGTCAAAAATTAGGAATTGACGGTTTAGTTTGTATTGGCGGAGACGGAACTTTCACCGGTGCAAAAATCTTTAATGAAGAATTCGGAATCAGAGTAATTGGTGTACCGGGAACGATTGACAATGATATTTTCGGAACCGATAACACGATTGGTTACGATACCGCTTTAAATACAGCAATGGATGCTATCGACAAGATCCGTGATACAGCAACTTCTCACAACAGAGTTTTCTTTGTTGAGGTAATGGGGCGTGATGCAGGATTTATCGCATTAAACAGTGGTTTGGCGACCGGAGCTTTAGATATTTTGATTCCTGAAAGAAAAGACAGCATTGAAGATCTATTTGGAAAATTCAGAAATGCTGAAAAAACAGGAAAAGCATCAAGTATCGTTGTTGTTGCAGAAGGTGAAAAGCTAGCCAACGTTTATGAATTAGCAGAAAAAACAAAAGCAGAATTTCCTGATTATGACATCCGAGTAGCAGTTTTGGGTCACATGCAAAGAGGAGGTTCGCCAAGTTGTGCAGACCGAGTTTTGGCAAGCAGACTTGGTTATGGAGCCGTAGTCGGATTAATGAATGGTGAAACCAATGTAATGGCAGGAATGCGTTCTAATGATCTAACGTACACTCCTATTGAAGAAGCCATTAAAAAACATAATGAAATCAATAAAGATCTTTTATTAATTTCAGAAATTTTAGCAATCTAATCTATTTAATATAATTTTTAAAAAAGTAAAACACTATGTCAACAATTAAAGTAGGTATTAACGGTTTTGGTAGAATCGGTCGTCTTGTGTTCAGAGCAATGACAGAAAGAAGCAACATCGAAGTTGTAGGAATCAACGACCTTATCAATGCAGAATACATGGCTTACATGTTAAAATATGACTCTGTACACGGAGTTTTCCCAGGAGAAGTTTCTGTAGAAGGAAATGACCTTGTGGTAAACGGAAAGAAGATCAGAGTTACTGCAGAAAAAGACCCAAGCAACCTTAAGTGGGATGCAATTGGTGCTGACTATGTAGTAGAATCTACTGGTTTATTTTTAGATAAAGAAAGTGCTGCAAAACATATTGCTGCAGGTGCTAAGAAAGTAATTCTTTCTGCTCCTTCTAAAGATGATACTCCAATGTTTGTAATGGGTGTAAACCACACTGAGCTTACAGACGATGTAAAGATCTTCTCTAATGCTTCTTGTACTACAAACTGTTTAGCTCCTTTGGCTAAAGTAATTCACGATAACTTCGGGATCGTAGAAGGTTTAATGACAACTGTACACGCTACAACGGCTACTCAAAAAACTGTTGACGGTCCTTCAATGAAAGACTGGAGAGGTGGTAGAGCTGCTCTAAATAACATTATCCCTTCTTCTACAGGTGCTGCAAAAGCAGTAGGAAAAGTAATTCCTTCATTGAACGGAAAATTAACAGGTATGTCTTTCAGAGTACCAACTGTCGACGTTTCTGTAGTAGATTTAACAGTGAGAATTGAAAAAGGTGCTTCTTACGAAGAGATCTGTGCAGTAATCAAAGCAGCTTCTGAAGGTGAATTGAAAGGTATTTTAGGATACACTGAAGATGCTGTAGTTTCTCAGGATTTCGTAGGAGATAAGAGAACTTCTATCTTCGATAAAGATGCTGGTATCATGCTTTCTCCAAACTTTGTAAAATTAGTTTCTTGGTATGACAACGAAATGGGTTATTCAAACAAATTGGTTGATATGTTGGTTCATTCTTCTTCTTTGTAATTGATACATTTCAAATTGATAAAAAAAAACCTTCCGGATGGAAGGTTTTTTTGTTTATTTTAACCCCTCAAATTAATTATCATGCTTGAAGAACTTATTGAAAGATATTCCCAATATTCAGACGGAGAACTAATGACAGTTTATTTAAACAAAAATGGGTACACAAATGAGGCTCAAAAAGCTTTGGAAACTGTTGTAGAAAGAAAAGGTGGAATACAATCTCTAAAAGAGCGATATGATAAAATTGTTGAAAAAGAAGATGAAAAAATAAAATCAAGTACAATTATTGGAAGTATTATTGGGGGAATTATTGGTGGTACTACCGGTGGAATGTTGTGGGGATTACAAATGATATAATCTGGACGTGTTTTTTATATTTTTGCAATGGGATTATTTTTTATTTCTTACGGTTTTATAAAATTTTTCACAAAACAAAGTAAAAACAATATTATCGTATTTTATTACAATAATAATATCTGTTATTTTTGCTTTGGTCTTAGGAACTTTCATTTATGACATATTGGGCTATCATGATCCAAATAAACACTTACAATAATATTTAGTAGAAATGTTACGTGAGACTTAATCCAAAGTCAAGCTTTTCAGCGACCAAACTCTGCCGTTATAGATATTCAGATCTATTTTAGAATTGATTCCGTACACAATTCCGTTTTCTGTAAACTGCCAAAAATTCCATTGATCTTCAGGTGAAGGTTCGGGAACATCGTTGTAATTGGCAAGCCAGATCGGGTAACCATCAAATTCGCCTCTCAGAAAATCTTTGTAATAATGATAATAGGTATAAATAATAGGTTTCTCACCATAAGTTTCTTCTACAATTTTACACCAGATTTTTAAATCTTCAATTAGCTTTTCTTTCGACTTACTTTTTGGAATTTTTTCAATATCTAAAACCGGAGGTAAATCGCCACTTTCAAGCTTTACATTTTCCAAAAAATTATTTGCCTGAATGACCGGATCTTCATCAGCTCGGTAAAAATGATACGCTCCACGGATTAGGTTATGCTCTTTTGCAGAAGCCCAGAATTCATCAAAATTTTTATCGGTATTTCGGTTTCCCATCGTTGCTCTCATCATCACAAATTCAAGCGGAATTGTTTTATTTCCGATGCTCAAGCTATCCCATTTTATATCTTCTTTATTTTGGTAATGAGAAATGTCAAAACCATAAGTTTTATCCAAATTATTTGAAATAATTTTCTGAATTCTTAAAGTTTCGTTTTCGCTGTTTTTTAGCTTCTTATGAGCAAATTTATTAAAATATAAAGCATAATAGTAACTGATTGATTGCTTTAGATATAAACCTGTTCCGATAAGTGCAATCACCAAGATGAGCAATACAATTTTACGACGCAAAAAATAATTCTTTCGTCTTGATTTGTGGATGTTTTTGGCAGTTTTTTTGGTGTACTTTTTAGGGCTCATAAAGTTTTGCAAAACTAACTTTTTAAGCCTTAAAAATACTAAATAAAATAAGTAAATTTGTGTATTATGGAAACACGCGAAAAGGTTATCATCATTGGAGGAGGTTTTGCGGGATTGCAGCTTGCAAAAACGCTGAACAATAAAAATAAAAAGGTAATTGTTCTCGACAGAGTAAATCACCACATGTTTCAACCTCTTTTTTATCAGGTTGCATGCGGACGAATCGAGCCTTCCAATATCTCTTTTCCTTTCAGAAAAATCTTTCAGCAATCCAGAAATACACAGTTTCGTTTAACG
Above is a genomic segment from Chryseobacterium mulctrae containing:
- the pfkA gene encoding 6-phosphofructokinase; the protein is MKESAVKKIAVLTSGGDSPGMNAALRAVVRTANYYNIECYGVREGYNGLIHDDFLKMGARSVKNIINQGGTILKSARSVEFRTKEGRQQAYENCQKLGIDGLVCIGGDGTFTGAKIFNEEFGIRVIGVPGTIDNDIFGTDNTIGYDTALNTAMDAIDKIRDTATSHNRVFFVEVMGRDAGFIALNSGLATGALDILIPERKDSIEDLFGKFRNAEKTGKASSIVVVAEGEKLANVYELAEKTKAEFPDYDIRVAVLGHMQRGGSPSCADRVLASRLGYGAVVGLMNGETNVMAGMRSNDLTYTPIEEAIKKHNEINKDLLLISEILAI
- the gap gene encoding type I glyceraldehyde-3-phosphate dehydrogenase, producing the protein MSTIKVGINGFGRIGRLVFRAMTERSNIEVVGINDLINAEYMAYMLKYDSVHGVFPGEVSVEGNDLVVNGKKIRVTAEKDPSNLKWDAIGADYVVESTGLFLDKESAAKHIAAGAKKVILSAPSKDDTPMFVMGVNHTELTDDVKIFSNASCTTNCLAPLAKVIHDNFGIVEGLMTTVHATTATQKTVDGPSMKDWRGGRAALNNIIPSSTGAAKAVGKVIPSLNGKLTGMSFRVPTVDVSVVDLTVRIEKGASYEEICAVIKAASEGELKGILGYTEDAVVSQDFVGDKRTSIFDKDAGIMLSPNFVKLVSWYDNEMGYSNKLVDMLVHSSSL
- a CDS encoding glycoside hydrolase family 25 protein → MSPKKYTKKTAKNIHKSRRKNYFLRRKIVLLILVIALIGTGLYLKQSISYYYALYFNKFAHKKLKNSENETLRIQKIISNNLDKTYGFDISHYQNKEDIKWDSLSIGNKTIPLEFVMMRATMGNRNTDKNFDEFWASAKEHNLIRGAYHFYRADEDPVIQANNFLENVKLESGDLPPVLDIEKIPKSKSKEKLIEDLKIWCKIVEETYGEKPIIYTYYHYYKDFLRGEFDGYPIWLANYNDVPEPSPEDQWNFWQFTENGIVYGINSKIDLNIYNGRVWSLKSLTLD
- a CDS encoding S8 family peptidase, which gives rise to MKKCVFYVLTVFALSSCSTEEMQTNSIEAEIVQTDPLSARQINDQINQTTKTKGRFSWNEASSHFLWSGIVQGNKIASIGFGSSKDDFDRSKSSSSETLQQEILDVIQQYEGKNERVLLASDEFLNQMDVYIEKQETVIALRKLKSIRYFEPADYRYFENENKINGTTAKSSGSSSGCGLESTALSASDYTTVTPNAKAPWSFAKHNITSAWNYSTGAGVTIGLIDSGVSFNQSLLSGSFNNGSSSGRTISKNGVYVDSVWPWSSGYDGADDKCGHGTSMASAMAAPRNNQGQPVGVAYNANLISYRAASNVVLDGYHEQEGVKIAFTNLGNMASVKIISMSMGHIFSVGKIEDGVKYAYSKGKLIFCAGGTSTSFTTFVGVIFPAWMPETQAITGVKENTSNQKCDVCHSGSEIDFTYQMERASGNNIPVLSYYNAQTDYVGGSSVATASTAGIAALVWSKNPSWTRDQVLNKMRQSATYYPTKNADYGYGNINVLQAVQ